One Heteronotia binoei isolate CCM8104 ecotype False Entrance Well chromosome 20, APGP_CSIRO_Hbin_v1, whole genome shotgun sequence DNA segment encodes these proteins:
- the INTS15 gene encoding integrator complex subunit 15 → MSDFRLSLLRRDALSAAKEVLYHLDIFFSSQLQSVPLPIVDKGPVELLEEFVFQAPPSKDRPGSAPAASPAKRLNSLQELQLLEIMCNYFQEQSKDSVRQIIFSSLFSPQGNKADDCRMALLGKLVSMAVAVCRVPVLECAASWLQRTPTVYCVRLAQALVDDYCSLVPGSVQTLKQIFSASPRFCCQFITSVTVLYDMSSDELIPPADLLEMVVSWIFEDPRLILITFLNTPIATSLPIGFLELTPLSGLIRWCVKAPLAYKRRKPPLANGHPEGKQAKGSAPESDCQPLCSKLHLSVLQVLMLLQGHLTEKNLYGRLGLVPFDHVVALVDDISRLSDELNPLYASQEVELALDRLAQALQVVMAAGALLCTREDLRTVCSRLPHNNLLQLVVSGPVQQPSHAALPPGFYPPIHTPPLGYPAHTAIPALPAHPVQTFIPGMAFPYRPIH, encoded by the exons ATGAGCGACTTCCGGCTCTCACTGCTGCGGCGCGACGCCCTGAGCGCGGCCAAGGAGGTGCTGTACCACCTGGACATCTTCTTCAGCAGCCAGCTGCAGAGCGTGCCCCTCCCCATCGTGGACAAGGGGCCCGTCGAGCTCCTCGAGGAATTCGTCTTCCAGGCGCCCCCCAGCAAGGACCGCCCCGGCAGCGCCCCCGCCGCCTCCCCCGCCAAG AGACTGAACTCACTTCAGGAGCTCCAGCTGCTGGAGATCATGTGCAATTATTTCCAGGAGCAAAGCAAGGACTCTGTCCGGCAGatcatcttctcctccctcttcagCCCGCAAGGGAACAAGGCGGATGACTGCAGGATGGCCCTGCTGGGCAAGCTCGTCTCCATGGCGGTGGCCGTGTGCCGAGTGCCGGTCTTGGAGTGCGCGGCTTCCTGGCTGCAG CGAACCCCGACGGTCTACTGCGTGAGGCTGGCCCAGGCCTTGGTGGACGACTACTGCAGTTTGGTGCCCGGCTCCGTTCAGACCCTGAAGCAGATCTTCAGCGCCAGCCCTCGCTTCTGCTGCCAGTTCATCACGTCAGTCACTGTGCTCTACGACATGTCCTCAG ACGAGCTCATCCCCCCCGCAGACTTGCTGGAGATGGTCGTTTCGTGGATCTTCGAAGACCCGCGCCTGATCTTGATCACCTTCTTGAACACGCCCATCGCGACCAGCCTGCCCATCGGCTTCCTGGAGCTCACCCCTCTCAGCGGCCTGATCCGCTGGTGCGTGAAAGCCCCCCTGGCCTACAAGCGCAGGAAGCCCCCCCTGGCGAACGGCCACCCGGAGGGCAAGCAGGCCAAGGGCTCAGCCCCCGAGAGCGACTGCCAGCCCCTCTGCTCCAAGCTGCACCTCAGCGTCCTGCAGGTCCTCATGTTGCTGCAGGGCCACCTCACCGAGAAGAACCTCTACGGCCGCCTGGGGCTGGTGCCCTTTGACCACGTGGTGGCCCTCGTGGACGACATCAGCCGGCTCTCGGACGAACTCAACCCCCTATACGCCTCCCAGGAGGTGGAGCTGGCCCTCGACCGGCTGGCCCAAGCCCTGCAGGTGGTCATGGCGGCTGGGGCGCTGCTCTGCACGAGAG AGGACCTCAGGACGGTCTGCTCCAGACTGCCGCACAACAA CCTGCTCCAGCTGGTGGTGTCGGGCCCGGTCCAACAGCCGTCCCACGCTGCTCTGCCGCCAGGGTTTTACCCCCCCATCCACACGCCTCCGCTGGGATATCCGGCTCACACGGCCATCCCAGCTCTCCCTGCTCACCCCGTGCAGACTTTCATACCAGGCATGGCCTTTCCCTACCGGCCCATCCACTGA
- the NAA60 gene encoding N-alpha-acetyltransferase 60: MTEEVPPTALSEISLRLLCHDDIDTVKQLCGDWFPIEYPDSWYRDITSNKKFFSLAATYRGIIVGMIVAEIKSRTKVHKEDGDILASSFPVDTQVAYILSLGVAKEFRKHGIGSLLLESLKDHISTTAQDHCKAIYLHVLTTNSTAISFYENRDFKQHHYLPYYYSIRGVLKDGFTYVLYINGGHPPWTILYPLLHIGSALAHLSPCTIPQRIYRQAQSLLCSLLPWSSLSAKSGIEYSRTM, from the exons ATGACAGAGGAGGTGCCCCCGACTGCACTCAGTGAGATCAGCCTTCGCCTGCTGTGCCATGATGACATAGACACGGTCAAGCAACTCTGTGGCGACTGGTTCCCCATAGA GTACCCTGACTCGTGGTATCGGGACATCACTTCCAACAAGAAGTTTTTTTCCTTGGCAGCCACCTACCGAGGCATCATTGTGGGCATGATAGTAGCAGAGATCAAGAGTCGAACAAAAGTGCACAAAGag gATGGTGATATTTTAGCTTCCAGCTTTCCTGTGGATACTCAAGTTGCCTACATTTTAAGCTTGGGCGTGGCCAAAGAATTCAGAAAGCATGGCATAG GCTCGCTGTTGCTGGAAAGCCTGAAAGACCACATCTCCACCACGGCCCAAGACCACTGCAAAGCCATCTACCTGCACGTCCTCACCACCAACAGCACGGCCATCAGCTTCTACGAGAACAGAGACTTCAAGCAACACCACTACCTGCCCTACTACTACTCCATCCGGGGCGTCCTGAAAGATGGCTTCACTTACGTCCTTTACATCAACGGTGGGCACCCTCCCTGGACAATCTTATATCCTTTGCTG CACATCGGGTCAGCCCTGGCCCATCTGAGCCCCTGCACCATTCCCCAGCGGATCTACCGCCAGGCCCAGAGCCTCCTCTGCAGTCTCCTGCCCTGGTCGAGCCTCTCAGCCAAGAGCGGCATCGAATACAGCCGGACCATGTGA